A window from Citrus sinensis cultivar Valencia sweet orange chromosome 3, DVS_A1.0, whole genome shotgun sequence encodes these proteins:
- the LOC127901338 gene encoding protein FAR1-RELATED SEQUENCE 5-like — MQRLFVIKLNHSFGICSYRSFVIAASPLSLFFSSELHADTYSPSLIIYFSSLNLCFFFFFSPYFSCSKMNAQNVVGQSNCEDSLYVPEVALDRKPHKGQEFDTLDDAYEFYNKYAKEGGFSIRINSSKICKESNDIIRKEYVCFKEGQARQSKVVNRKRRRGIIRGGCSAKLVVVKSEFGKYMVRIFVEEHNHALSSPRRVHLLRSHRSMSVVQKNLSQQLAVVSIPTCQQIGLFELQAGGLQNMGCVQRDFYNNDRNLWNELKGHDADMLYEHFQSEKEKNSSFFYSIKAGCDDRITHCFWADVVCRRAYKFYGDVIVFDTTYNTNRYSMIFAPFVGVNNHGQTIVFGCGFLSDETTESFLWLFEQFKEAMPGDDPKMIITGQDPAMTKAISLAFPFTFHRFFIWHILNKFSERLSKTVHMENYKHFQKCIWESNAVEEFDALWKDVIDKVKLTENEWLQGVYEIRSKWVPAYVNHVFSVGMSSSQRAESNHAIFKRYVSKTNSLLDFVFRVNRALSQQRHEELIADNKDLNERSMLRLPLQIEKQMSEIYTCEIFYLFQDELWNSLLHAIELVRENEDYLGYNVVNQEDGVSKVFEVVYDKKLDFVSCICKKFESEGIPCTHMLALFKKLQISFMPNIYILQRWTKAAKLERVIDGDGVEINDCSNKSILLKRTKLFQLASNVIDKAVLSEATSKLVIENLEDALEKVKLVMKSCKSEGVLEKNSGMQQPHFNEPLQVRAKGCGKRLKGGKEKAKEKAKGKDKGRRCNGCGLVGQSHDKRNCPLLIKT, encoded by the coding sequence ATGCAGCGACTGTTTGTTATCAAATTGAATCACTCGTTTGGAATTTGTAGCTACCGGAGCTTCGTCATTGCAGCGTCGCCATtgagtctttttttttcaagtgaGTTGCATGCTGATACATATTCAccctctttaattatttattttagctccctaaatttgtgttttttcttctttttttccccttatttCAGTTGTAGTAAAATGAATGCTCAGAATGTGGTTGGCCAGTCAAACTGTGAGGATAGTCTCTACGTACCAGAAGTAGCGCTCGACCGTAAGCCACATAAAGGTCAAGAATTTGACACTTTAGATGACGCTTATGaattttacaacaaatatGCTAAAGAGGGTGGTTTTAGTATCCGAATTAATTCGAGTAAGATATGCAAAGAGAGTAATGACATAATAAGGAAGGAATATGTGTGCTTTAAAGAGGGACAAGCAAGACAATCCAAAGTTGTTAATCGTAAGAGACGACGCGGTATAATACGAGGTGGTTGTAGTGCAAAATTAGTGGTGGTTAAATCTGAATTCGGTAAATATATGGTTCGTATATTTGTTGAAGAGCATAATCACGCATTATCTTCACCTCGAAGGGTTCATCTATTGAGGTCTCATCGTTCAATGTCAGTTGTTCAGAAAAACTTAAGTCAACAATTAGCTGTAGTGAGCATACCAACATGTCAGCAAATCGGTCTTTTTGAATTGCAGGCAGGGGGCTTGCAAAATATGGGATGTGTACAGAGAgacttttataataatgatagAAATTTATGGAATGAATTGAAGGGTCATGATGCAGATATGTTGTACGAGCATTTTCAGTCTGAGAAGGAAAAGAACTCATCATTCTTTTACAGTATCAAAGCTGGATGTGATGATCGAATTACACATTGTTTTTGGGCTGATGTAGTTTGCAGGCGGGCATACAAGTTTTATGGTGATGTGATTGTGTTTGATACTACGTACAACACCAATCGATATAGTATGATTTTTGCACCTTTTGTTGGGGTTAATAACCATGGTCAAACTATTGTTTTTGGTTGCGGTTTTTTAAGTGATGAGACAACAGAATCATTTCTTTGGTTGTTTGAACAATTTAAGGAGGCCATGCCTGGTGATGATCCAAAAATGATTATTACTGGCCAGGATCCAGCAATGACAAAAGCTATATCTCTAGCCTTTCCATTCACTTTtcatagatttttcatttggcATATATTGAACAAATTTTCAGAGAGATTAAGCAAAACAGTCCATAtggaaaattataaacattttcaaaaatgcaTTTGGGAATCAAATGCTGTAGAAGAGTTTGATGCACTGTGGAAAGATGTTATAGATAAGGTAAAATTAACAGAGAATGAGTGGCTACAAGGGGTGTATGAAATCAGATCAAAATGGGTGCCTGCGTATGTGAACCATGTGTTTTCAGTTGGGATGTCAAGTAGCCAACGAGCTGAAAGTAATCATGCAATCTTTAAGAGGTATGTATCAAAAACAAATTCGCTTCTTGACTTTGTTTTTCGAGTTAATAGAGCACTTTCACAACAACGTCATGAAGAGTTGATTGCCGACAACAAAGATTTGAATGAAAGATCAATGTTGAGATTACCATTACAAATTGAAAAGCAAATGTCTGAAATTTATACAtgtgagattttttatttgtttcaagaTGAATTATGGAATAGCCTGTTACATGCAATTGAGCTTGTTagagaaaatgaagattaTTTGGGGTATAATGTTGTGAATCAAGAAGATGGTGTTTCAAAAGTCTTTGAAGTAGTTTATGACAAAAAGTTAGATTTTGTTTCATGTATttgcaagaaatttgaaagtgAAGGTATCCCGTGTACACATATGCTAGCTTTGTTTAAGAAAttgcaaatttcttttatgcctaatatttatattctaCAAAGATGGACTAAAGCTGCCAAACTTGAGAGGGTTATTGACGGAGATGGTGTTGAAATAAATGATTGTtcaaacaaatcaattttattaaagagGACCAAGTTATTTCAGCTTGCTTCGAATGTGATTGATAAAGCTGTTTTGAGTGAAGCAACATCTAAACTTGTCATTGAGAACTTAGAAGATGCCCTGGAAAAGGTTAAGTTAGTCATGAAAAGTTGCAAAAGTGAGGGAGTATTAGAAAAGAATAGTGGTATGCAACAACCACACTTTAATGAACCACTTCAGGTTAGGGCTAAAGGGTGTGGGAAAAGACTTAAAGGCggaaaggaaaaagcaaaagagaaAGCGAAAGGGAAAGACAAAGGAAGACGCTGCAATGGATGTGGTCTAGTTGGTCAGTCACACGATAAAAGAAACTGCCCCTTGCTCATCAAGACGTAA